The Rattus norvegicus strain BN/NHsdMcwi chromosome 2, GRCr8, whole genome shotgun sequence nucleotide sequence CTAATTCACACGCTCCAGGGGTCTGTTTGTCCTTGCCCTCCTGGATCCAGTGAGCAGGCTCTGCCTAATTAACTGATAGTTACTCTTCATAAAAACCAACGATTTAAAAGTAACTTAAATAAATGGATGAGTGAAGTGTCCTAGGTAAGACTGTCTTGTCTAGACTCCATTTTGGTCTGCTTAGACACTTCtcagcccctgcccctccccacagTCTACACATTGGGGACATCCGTGACTCCCCCATGGGAGCATGATCCAGATGCATTAACCAAAATAATTATTGTTTACAATAAGTGAAGAAGGTATAAGTCAAAAATAATTGCTATGTTGTGCATGAAATAACTACTATATTCTGCCAAAAACAAATGTTGCAAGTTTACTGGGACCCTCCTCTAACAGTGATGCGACCATGGTTTCTATCTTTAAAAGTGCTGTATGCCTGAGCTTGGGCTCAGAGCCACTCTTGATCACAGTCAAAAGTAAAGGACTCCTTTACTTTTAATTGTCTTTATCAATGGCTGTCTGTATCTTTCTTGAGTGGATTTATTAAAGCATGCAAGCTCCCAGTGTGTCTGCCTGGTGCCTGTCAGAGAAggatgttggattccctggaattggcgttacagatggttgtggtcctggtcctctgagagagcatcAAGTTAGCTTAGCTGCTGAGTTCTCAGTTCACACAGAATTTACTATCGTTAATTGTAGACTTTGAtgtgatcccagcatttaggaggtagagggaggctGATCTgtgtgaattcaaggcccaggGAGTTCCAGGACGGTCAAGGAAAAATTGAGAGAACTTGCctcaaaataaggaaattaaCAAACTAAATAAAGCAGACCTTGGAAGTGCTAAGTACATTTAGAAATGAGTTTAGACCCATTGAATATTTGTTTTGTAGGGGCCAAAGAGTTCTGGATGTTTGGAGTGCTACTGGAAAATTTGGGTGGCTGGCTAGACATAACAGCAGCCTGGGTTCTCCCGTGTAGATGACCAGGCCTGCTGAGACTTCCTCTCCTCAGTCCTTCGTGCTGTGGGTGCTCTCTAATCACAAACCCAGTGTATGGACGAGCCATAGACAGAATAAAGCCTCTTTTTTAGATTGTAGGCAGTAGGTACTTTGAGTCCAGGGCCAGACCCTCTAGCACAGGTACTTCAAAGCCTCCAAGCCCTAGAGCTTATCGAACAAAGAAGGTGCCATGTTATTTTATTGGTCAGTTAATGCCCAGGAAGCCCCTTTACCCAGGAGCCCAGAGCATCTCGCTGCCTGGGAAGGCAGGTGAGGGGGGCTCAGCCCTCGTCTGTCCAGAGGGGACCCGCCACTCTGTCGCGCGTGGCAGGGCAATGCACTGCTACTTTTCGGCATAGCAGTAGGTCCCGTAGGCCGCCTGCTGGGGCCGGGGAAAGCCGAAGCTGCGCACCCCGGGGTCAGGGAGACCCCCGCAGCGCGGCCGCGGCGTGGTGATGGGGAAGCGAACGCTGCCGTCCGCCAGCCAGCCTCCGTCGCACCGATCCAGCCCCGAGAACTTCCAGGCGGCGTAGAGGTGCCCGACCTTGGCTACTACAGCTCCGCGCCGCCGGCAAGCCGCGTGGGCTTCGGACAACGTCAGCCGTCCAGGCACGAAGAAGACCTGGCCTGGGAATGTGAGCGGGTGAGCTGCGTCCAGAGCAGCTGGCCTGGGACAGGGACCTGGCCGCGGAGCTCCAGAAATGACAACACGAGAACCCCTCCCAGGACCGTGCGGAGGAAGGTTGTCTAGGACGCGATCGCCCTGACACCAGACCCCGCCCACACCCTTTCTCTCTGCCTGGCTTCTGACACTGGGCCCCGCCCCCGGCCCCGCCCCGTTCTTCCTCCAGGCCCGGCCCCTGACACTGGGAGCAAACTAGACCCTGCTCCGCCAACAAGTCGAGCTTCTGCCACCTCCTGGGTCCTTTCTCCCGGCCCGGGAGTCCTCTTTCCTGGCCCAGACACTGCACAGCCCTTCCTGAAGGCAGAGCCGCCTGCCAGCAGTTGGCTCACCTGCCAGGGCCGAGGTGAAGCAGAAGGCGTCGTAGCGGTCGCGGCTGCGGTCGCGGGGCCCGTAGCTGCGGATGCCTGGCCGCCCGTGGCCGCCGCATGGAGCCCGCGCGTTGAGCACAGGGTAGCGCACGGAGCCCTCGAGCAACCAACCGGCGTTGCACCAGTCCAGCCCCTCGGTCCACGCTGGCGGAGGAGAGGGTGGAGAGGACAGGAGTCACCGGCGCAAGCCAGACTCTAGCTCCCCGCAAGAGCGCCCGGGCCTATATGCAGCCGCGGGGCGGGGGGACGCCAGCCGGAAGGGAGGCCGCCGCTCACCCTGGTAGAGTTGGCTGTAAGTGGCCAGGCGTCCGTCCTGCTCCTCACACGCCCGCTTCGCCTCGAAGTAATTGAACTGGTAGCGGCCCCGGCTGGGTTGGTACGGAAACACCACACCTAGGGAGCGGAGAGCTTGGGCAGAGTAGCTGGGGAGAGCGGGGAGCGCAGGCAGGGGAGGCTGGCAGAGGTGAACTGCCCCATGCAGCTAGGGAACCTCAGTGCCCGCGCAGAAAAGCTCACCCTCCAGGCGCAGGGTCAGTGCCACGCTCTCGTCCTCGATGCCATTGATGAGCTCGCAGCGGTACCGACCCTCATCTTCCAGACGCACGTTCTTGATGATCAGGGAGGCGTCCAGCCGATGCCCTCTCCGCAAGCTGGCGCGCCCTCCCAGGAGCCCGTAGTCCCGGGCGTGCAGTCCGTTGGTGATGAGGATTAGCGTTTCCCGGAGCTCCCCGGGCTCCACTTTGCTCCAGCGTACTTTGTAGCTGGGAGGCGAGGTGCCCAGGACGCAGGGCAGTGTGGCCGTGGCCCCACGACGAGAGTGAATGACCTCGTGGATGGGGGGCAGGAGGTAGTGGGGACCCGGATGGGGGGCTGAGCAGAGGGGCCACAGTGGCAGGCTTCTTATCTTCCCTGCCCCAAGTGCCCACTCAGACCTAGTCCCCAGAGACTTTCCTCGGGCTCATTCTTACCTCTCCCCACTGATGCTCACTTCCTAGGTACTTTCAACAGCTGCCCTTTTTATTCCTCCATCCCTTGATCCCCTACCCCAGTGTCCTGGttgggggctgggctggggtcTTACCGGGGTTCCCCAGGGTTTTGTGAAAGACGGTGAAGGCCCAGGGGAGAAGGAGGCAGCAGAACGCAGGGAGAGGGATCCAGCTTGGCATGGTGATGTCAGCAAGCACTGTCTGCAGGGCACAGTTGATAGGCACGCCTTAGTACTAAAGGGAAGGATGGGGGCGGGGCAGAGATGAGGGTCGGCTTCCTGTTTGATGCCTGGAGGCATTTGTCAGCTTCGAGCCAACAAGCCAAAGGGCTGATGACAGGTCATCTTGGCCAGCAAGTCCTGACTTAGCATCTCCTCTCTGGGACCCCTCATTCCAGCTACTTCCCAGCCTTCTATTGGGATTTGAATCTTGCTATTCATATGCCAGCACCACCTTCTACCCGGGAGCTAAATTAAATAAGATTTCTCTTGCTTGAAAGAGTGGCACTCtccccaaaccccccccccctctcATGCCCCTCATAAAGTGGAACCTTCTTCACCCGCAAGGCTCCAGGATCCAGCCTCCCCTGCGGTCAATGCTGTCTCCCCTAACTGACCCCTGACTCTGTACTGGAGCCCAGGCACTCTGCATTTGAGAGACATCAAATTGGACCTGACCTCTGGAAAAACCTTCCCTATCTCCAGTCTGTCTCATATGAAGTCTCCTGGAGCAAATGAGGAACTTTTTCCTTACACCCTTATTATTGCCTAAACTCCCATACACATGCATGGGTAGGCTGTGTCACTTAGGGTTTTCCAGAAGTTACATTGCATGATGCCAGAAAGTTACAAGAACAGTGTAAACTGCAGCTATCTGTCTGGGCTATGGAGTCTCCTCCCAACTGgaccctggttttgttttgttttgctttttttgttttgttttgttttgttttggtttggtttggttttggttttgttgttttagtttttttttgtttgtttgtatatttttggtagtttctattcttatcaccttgaacttttttttttttaaccaactggTGGACCGATGAccccttgtttttatttataaactGGGCTCTTCTATTGTACTAATTGCATAACCTTAAAGGAGTAGCTTGACCTCAGCCTCAGTGTCTTGGTTAGTAAAGTAATCATCTAGCATCCTGCCTGTGGTAGCTAGTCCTCATTGCCAACTGGAGAGGacttagaattacttagtagactTTGAGGCAAACCTCTGGGCAGTCTGTGAGGAGGTAGTCAGAGAGAATTAGCAGGGGAGGGGGCCACTGAATGTGGGCAACACCACTCCATGGCAGGAGCACCagacaaaatgaaacagagaagGAGGAAATGGGTCAAGGTCCAGGATTCCCTTCTTGGTTCATGCCAGTGAGAACTGCTATTACACCATTCCTACAAGGAATTGTGAGCCAAAGCCAATCTTTCTTTAAGCTGTTTCTGATGAATATTTTGGACATAGGAACAATAAGCAAAACTAACACACTGTACTTCACAGTTGCAAGAATTAGCTGAATTAATCATGTATTTGTATAACACCCAAAACAGTGCCTGATGGGTAGTATGTGCTACGGAGTGCAGAGTAAGGCCAACCTGTGCGTGCAGTGCTATGAATTAAACATTAAGCAATTAGGGAAGAAGGGACAGTAAAGAAAGGTCTCGAAGAGTATCCAATGCACTGGGGCCTAAAAACTTGTAGCTAAAGAAATAGATCAGTTACATTAAGAActtctctggggttggggatttagctcagtggtagagcgcttgcctaggaagcgcaaggccctgggttcggtccccagctccggaaaaaaagaaccaaaaaaaaaaaaaaaaaaaaaaaaaaaaaaagaacttccctGCCAGGTggttggtggcacatgcctttaatcccaggacttgggaggcagaggcaggcagtcagccttgtctacagagagaATCCTAGTGCTATACAGagaagccctatctcaaaaaaccaactgaccaaacacaaacaagaaaaaacaaaaaacaaataaaacccaaacaaataaacaaacaacccctCACCTTTCCAATGGGGTTGGAAACACCAGAGTTTGGTGCCCAGCACCCATGCCAAGCCAGTCACAGTTCCAGAGAAtttggcaccctcttctggactctggggGGCACCTACTTTCATAAGcagacacccccacacacagacacaggtaatTAAAAAAATTCCAATAATGAAAATGCCGTAGTAGCAcatgtcttcaatcccagcattcaggaggtaaaggcaggagaatctctgtgagtttgaggccagcctggtttatatagagTTCTGtgacatccaggactacacagagagaccctttctcaattCAAAATAAAAGCGTGCGGGACAGGAGTCCATATGGGGCAACCTGGTAAGTTAGAGTGATCCTTATGTGTAAGAGCTGCCAAGATAGCTCAGCGTATAAAGATGAGTCTCaccaggcctgatgacctgagttcatttcctagGAACCCATATGCttaaaggagagaaccaactcccacaactTGTCCTTTGACTCCATTCATGCAAGCACGGCACAAGCACaccatacataaacacaaataaaaatgcaataaaggggttggggatttagctcagtggtagagtgcttgcctagcaaacgcaaggccctgggttcggtccccagctccgaaaaagagaaaaagaaaaaaaaatgcaataaaaatgggTGGGGAGCGATCCAGGACAAACTACAACGGGCACATTCAAAGTCCAGTCTGACTTAGGCACCTTACCATATACTTCTATTCTGGCCCCTCTGGCTCTCCAGGGAGGCATTGATAAATGCCACAGGGACAGTCACAGAGCTATGAAAGGAGGATTGGCTGAAATTTGAATCCAGATTGGACCAGCTTGAGCTCTTGGTCATGGATCTAGAGTTCTGTATTTCCAGAGAAATACACATGTAACATTTCTACACcccttgcagaaagaaacaaggtaACCAACAGCCTACCTACCTGCAAGATGATCTCtcctcagaggcaaagggagcaGTGCTCAGCAGCTTCCTGTCCTGCAGAAGGAAGAAGTTGCAGTGGGGGTGCATTAGGGATCCCAGCGGTTCAAGGCACTGAGGCCTAGGTTCACACAGCGCACTAAGCCAGCTGTGACTGAATCCATGGCACTTGATGTTCTGGAGCCAGGGCAAGACTCCAATGGGATGGTGGAGAACAGACTAAAGCAATCCAGGCAATTACCTAAAAGAGTGTGGAGAGTGGGCCTTGCTACTTGTCCTGTCCTTAGACCCGGGGAGGGACAGATCGACTGTAAGTACAAGGGTGCTGGGCCAGGAGGGGTGGGGACCCAGCTCTGTATTTCCATATGGACCCCATCCAAACAGCAGAATTGCCCTTCCCCCCACAAAGCCCTCACCTGTGCCCTCTGTGCCAGGCCACATATGGCCTTTCGGAAGAGGCTCTCAAGATGGGAATCAGACTTTCAGGATGTCCGGCTGCTTCAGGACCCTgaccctttctgtctgtctgtccttttcttttctgtccacACCCTATTGGAAACACAATTTCCCATTGTCTTTGTCTTCTTCCCTATTGTTGGGTAACAGGGGCCCTTTATTCATCCCCTGGGCAATGGCATGGAAATGTCAACAGCTGGGGATGTGGGATGCAGGACAGGCTGGCACAAACCACCGGAAAAAGGCCTGGGTGGGTGATTGGCTTAGAGCAGAAACTGACATCCAGGAAGAGGATAGGAGAAGGCTGAAATGGGGCACCCTCCAAACTCCAGGATTATAAAAAGATGTGTGATGGAGAACCACCTCATCTGCAGGTCACGGGGGGGGGGCAGCTAGGGTTGCTGCTGGAGAGGAAGAAATCACATGAAAATGTTTCTGTGTCTGGGATTGGACTCAGCAAGGAGGGACTATGGAAGTTCTCtcgctatttttattttattattttagatgtATGAGTGTTGCTTTTAGATGTGtatgtttggggttggggatttagctcagtggtagagcacttgcctaacaagcacaaggccctgggttcagtcctcagctccgagaaaaaaaaaaaaaagaaagaaaaagaaaaaaaagaaagaaagaatagatgtgtatgtttgtgcaccatgtcTGTAATAcctaagaaggccagaagagggcacaagatACCGTGGAATGAAAGTTACAGACTCAGACCAGTAACTCAGGTGCTGAGAatgaaacctgggtcctttgaaagagcaacaagagctcttaacccctgagctctctctccagcaccatgggaACCTCTCTAACATAGTCATCTGATTTCACagttcctccttcctctgcaccGATGTTTAAATTTTCAGGACTGGTGAAATGCTTGGTAGGTAAAAACCACATCCTGGCAACTGAATTCAATCACTAGACCCATAACGGAAAGAGAAGATGAATTCCCAAAAGTCATCCTCTGATCTTCATACCCAAACTGATCCTGCAGTCCCTCACACACaacaataacattttaaaattctggaGAGGCCAGAGATGTGGACCACCACTTGaaatgctgaagcaggaggattgccatgagtttgagtctgccttgggctacagagtgaaactttCCTCAAAGACTAATAAAAACAGGGCCagagaggttaagagtactggctgttttctagaggatctgagttcaattcccagtgcacacatagcagctcacagctgtaacTCTAGgcccaagggatctgacaccctcctctggccacAGCAGGCACTAGGCACATATATGGTGTGCATGCAGGAAGACATCCACACATATGAAAtaagattataaaaataaatgtctgaaGAGGAGAATCATTAGTGTCTCAGGTGGAAATTTATTTCTTCTGCAGCCTCCTTGGCCTCTCCTCATGCTGAAGTCCACTCCCACAGACCAAGTGAGAACTCATATGCACAGAGCTGAGGTGTACACCTGGCCTGGTTTATTCATGTGTGCACCATATAGACAGGTGACCATCAACGATTTAGAGTAACACTAAGGCTTTGGCTTCTATCTGTGCAGAGGACCTGCCGCCAAAACAATTATTTAGAAGCCTTCAAAGCTTCAAATTTTCTtcaaagcttccttccttccttccttccttccttccttccttccttcctcccttccttccttcctttttaaagattttattactTTTAGCTGAGAATGGTGactatgcctttaatctcagaacttacCAAGTAGAAGTGGGTAGGAGTCTgaagccagtctgatctacatagcaagttctaggacagacaagGTTAcatagagaggccctgtctcagaaaaacgaAGCAAAAcgaaattttgttatttttttaaaaagatttatttattttatgtatatgagtacactgttgccttcttcagacacaccagaagagggcatcagatcccattacagatgacaaTGAGCcagcacatgggtgctgggaattgaactcatcatctctggaagagcagtcagtgctcttaaccaccgagccagtTCTCTGGCCCCTATTTGTTATTTTTAGTCATGCATGTGTCTGAGTCTGGACAAGTGCACGTGAGCTACTGAGAAAGCCAGAAATGTCAGGTCCCCCTAGACTAGAGTTATATGCATTATGACTCCCGGATGAGGGtcctgggacctgaactcagattctctgcaTAAACAGTTCCGGcttcctaccactgagccatgcatTTACCCCCTTCAGATGGCTCTGAGCCATCTTTTTCTTTGCTGCACAACCCCACCTGGTAGCTTCAGGATTCTAAACTTATCTAGTTTTAGCAGAggggagcagacactgaagagaTGAGAAGGACCGTGCTGTGCACTAAGGCGGGGCTATGACTTAAGCTTTCCGACCTCTTGTTTGTATGCATTATGGGTCTCATTAAGTAGTCCCGACGACTGGCCTGGACTTGATATgtagacccaggctggcctcagactcacagagatccacctgtctcagcctcctgagtgctgggattaaaagcagtTGACCCCTTCCTCCACTCCCATCCCTTTAAtgtgtatagattttttttttaacttgtatgtgtgtttgtgcatcgGATGCTTGCTTACTTCCTGCACAGGTCAGAAGGggtcatcagatctcctggaactggagttacaaataatTCTGAGTTTTCAAgtggttctgggaatcgaactcaggtcctctgaagagcagccagggctctggaCTACTGTTCTCTCTGTTCCTTCAATTTTTCTGCTAACCCTTCTGCTCTCCCTAAATCCGATGAACCCCCAGAATATCATTTGCACATATTTAACGGTGTTATACTCTTTAAGGCCAGGTTGACTGTCCTTTTCTAAGCAGCTACATCCCCCACCTCCCAATCCTGCAGCTaagccctcccctcctcctgggACTTACCCATCCCTTCCTAGTGAGAGAACAAACAGCCTTTGCTGTCTCAGGGTTCAGGACGGCCTGATCCCGTGCATCTGATTGGCTTCCTCCCAAGAcaaacagaggagagaggaggggcgaGTCTAGAGCGCTGGGGTCACTCCTCCTCTCTGGAGCTGGCTCATTCCTCTTCTCTAGTTGCACATTAAGTTTCTCCAGCATGAAGGCTGAGCTTGGCCAGTTCAGAACTACTCTAGCTGCAAGAGGAGGCTTCTGAGGAAGATTGAGGAAAGAACAAGCTGTGAACCGCCCGTGTGTGTACTCGAGGCTACTCCAGTTCCGGTTTCCAGCCCCTGTGAAGAGGAAGCAGGTAAGTGCTCCAGGGCTTAGTGTCTTCCCCAGAGAGGTTTGCTCTCAGTACTCAACTCCGTCTGCAGCTTCCAACTTAGTGGCCGTAGTAAAGCCAAGTTGTGGTCCCAGTTTACCACCAGATGGTCGAATAAGTTACTGGAAAGGCTGGCAGGATGCCGCTGCAGGGGTTAGAAGAGGGGTTCATATGATTGGCAGGGCTCCCATCCCTTTTAGTGACTTTTACAATGCTGCATCCAGGATCCTCTTTAGGCGGCTGGGTATTAGCACGCTAAGAGGCCAGCCCGAGAATGAGCCATGAGGACATCACTCGGGACGCTTTAAAAGTCTCCCTCCCGCCCCCATGAGTTAGGGTGAGGGTTCAAATAGGAAAATGAGAAGGGCAAAGGTGAGGGTCCCGGAACGGAGAGATTTGACGTTACTAATTAGCAATAGCCACACCTTCCCaggtggaaggaagagggaggcaggaaagagacTGGGAGATAAAACAGCCCTATATTAGCCTTCTGGTGCAATGATTGGAGACGACTGCCCTAGAGGACGACTGCAGCTCCTCTCGCTGCCCTTTCAGCCTAGAAGTCCTGACTGGGATTCACAACCTGTTCCCCTCTCTGATCTTGTTATTTGGGACCCCTGAGTAGGAGGTGTCCAAAACCTGCAGAGAATCTGGAACACAAAGAAGGCTGTGGGAGGAAAGAACCCGGGCGCAGGAGATGCACCTTCTCACTCCAACCTAGACGAGACCAGAGGTCCAGGAGCTCTTCTCAGGGATGTGGAAGACTCATTGATTTTTGCTTATGAACGATCATGTCAACCCACCATCTGCTTGCAAATGTCAGCCCACTCTTAAGTCTTATTTTTACCCAACTGCCCCTGTAGATATTTTAAGATCTTGACCCCTCACTCTGTTAACCCATCTTGTTCTCCTGGACCTCAAAGCTCACTTGTTTCTGAAGCCTAGGCAGGCTTTAACCTCCAAATCCTCCTAGCTTGGTCTCCTGGGTAGTTGAAGTGTACTTGAGACACTATACACAGCCTCACCTTCTCAGACTTTGGCTGTCTTTCCTGTCTGTTGGTACACACACCCAAATTCACTGTGGTCAGTCTTAAACCCACGAGTGAGGTCTACAAGTGTGTTAGCAGAATGGTTAACAGAAACAAGCATGCCCCGTTTTActacattcttccaaacaggAGAAACCAACCTCAGCAAACGGGACTgtttatttcaaaaacaaacgGTGAGGGGCAGTGGGCATGATGGcttattcttggttgtcaacttagCGACATGTGGAAtcaattaactaaaacccaataCCTGAGCACACCCATGAGGGATTCTCTTGATCAGATGGGATAGGGAAGACCTGGCATTGTTCCTGGAGCATGAGACTGCGATGCCCAGGGTCAGTAAAGGGCTTGGAGGTGAAACACTGGGAGACAGTTTCAGGTAGCAGTGTCTGCTGTATTGCACATGAGCAGCCGTTATCATGTGGAAGCCTAGCTACTGTGATTAGCACATTACCTCAGCTTCGCCAGGGAGCACTTCATCACAGGGTCTCTAGCAGAAGCGCATAAACAGGAGACCGGAGAGTGCAGACTCATCAGCAGGTCAGCCACCAGCGAGGGAGCTACTGCAGCATTCAGTGTTCTGAGTCCTGGGAATACCCAGGAGTGTGGACTGCCATGTGTCTTAGAAGCAGTGTGCTTGTAGTCCAACTCCCAGGACAGGTCTGCATTTTCTCCTAcaaagacccaccctaaatctggATCTTTTGAGATGGGAATATCTATCTTAAATCTGGACCACACCTCCTGGTGGCAGACTCTATAAAGGACACGGAAAAAGGAAGGTTTTGCTCTTTGCCTGGTTGCCCCTGCTCTTGCCTCATTGGTCTTAGAGCCTATGTatcctgaagaccagctgagacccTCAGGCTTGTGGACTGGACAAGtattggattcttggactttactTTGGAGACAGACGTTGTTGGACTAGCtgaaccacagcctgtaagccactccAATACATCATATATGATtcattcaattttgtttctctaaAGAATCTTGACCAGTACAGTGGGAAATCGCTGTCTGAAGAGGGAAGGGGATACTTGGAGTTTATACAGTGGGGTTGGAGACTGGGAAGTTAAGGTAGCCCCTACTGGGGTTTCTGGAGTTGTTTGTTCATGCAAAGCCATTTGATCTTTAGAAACTGCCTTGCCCCGGCTACCAGGATGCAGCTGATAGTGTTTGGCTGAGCTAGGCAAAGGCAGTGAGGGGGACATAAGGACTTGGTCAGGGTCTTCCAGAGTTTATTCAGGTTTTATTCTAATGTACCTCAACAGTTTTCAGGGAGCCTCTTCCTGCTGATCATGGGTGGAGGTCTAGGGGTGGGAGAGTTCTTGTAGGCATAGTCTCAGTGATGAGGAGGGTGATTGTCAGGAGAGGTTGGGTCAGAGACTGTTGAAGAGGTGGGTCCTCTGGTCATTTAGCAGGAGGAGAGCTTTAACCTGATTAGCTGTAATGGATTATGCAATTGCCCTCATGCATTCCTGGAGAAAATTTTGAGAAATAATTGCTAATGGGCTGAGTACATGATTTGCTTACGGAGTGAAACTGAGAGACTGCCCaggaaggtgggggagggaagagggatagagacgggagagacagagggagtcTGTGGATGTGGTACACAGTTGATtcaaggtgtggtggtttgaataagaatcaaccaacagggggctggggatttagctcagtggtagagcgcttacctaggaagcgcaaggccctgggttcggtccccagctccggaaaaaaagaaccaaaaaaaaaaaaaaaaaaaaaaaaaaaaaaaaaaaaaaatcaaccaacaggCTCACACATTTAAATGGTTGGTCACCAGGGGGCGCACTggttgagaaggattaggaggtgcggccttgttggaggaagttgaTGGACCAACCCGATTTCATTTTAAGATTAGAAACTATCTTGTTACAAGGTCAAAATAAGTTCATTCCTATTTTCTGTAAAAACTTAAATTTGACCATGTCTTAACCCATTTTCTGGAATCTGACATAATTTTGAGATATTCTGCTAAGTTTCTTCATAACCAGAACCCCTGGAGGTCCCCAAGCCTTGTAGTGTTTGgctataaatgttttttttttttcctactgtgttcaaggctcttctcttAAACAAGGAGACAGTCTGTCTAATAGAAAATAAAGCttgccgggttggggatttagctcagtggtagagcgcttgcctagcaagctcaaggccctgggttcagtccccagctccgaaaaaaagaaagaaaaaaaaaaaaaagaaaaaagaaaataaagcttgcTTAATTCAACCAAAAAAATTGGTCTTTACTCTCATTTGCTGGGATTAACGAAGTACgtcactgggggtgagctttgagttTTAAAAATCCCAAGATGGACTTAGGGACTCTCTGTCTTCCCgctgcctgcagatctggatggagaagtctcagctccttctccagcaccatgtctgcctgcatggcaccgtgctccctgccatgatggactcaacctccaaaactgtaagcaagccccgatcgcatgctttcttttataagagttgctgtggtcatggtgtctcttcacagccatagaacagagactaagacagaagttggtattaGGGTCTGGAGTATTTATGTAACAGGCCTGACCGTGCTGCTTATTGGCAGAATGTGGACTTGGGGACAGT carries:
- the Hapln2 gene encoding hyaluronan and proteoglycan link protein 2 isoform X1 gives rise to the protein MPSWIPLPAFCCLLLPWAFTVFHKTLGNPAPHPGPHYLLPPIHEVIHSRRGATATLPCVLGTSPPSYKVRWSKVEPGELRETLILITNGLHARDYGLLGGRASLRRGHRLDASLIIKNVRLEDEGRYRCELINGIEDESVALTLRLEGVVFPYQPSRGRYQFNYFEAKRACEEQDGRLATYSQLYQAWTEGLDWCNAGWLLEGSVRYPVLNARAPCGGHGRPGIRSYGPRDRSRDRYDAFCFTSALAGQVFFVPGRLTLSEAHAACRRRGAVVAKVGHLYAAWKFSGLDRCDGGWLADGSVRFPITTPRPRCGGLPDPGVRSFGFPRPQQAAYGTYCYAEK